A region from the Musa acuminata AAA Group cultivar baxijiao chromosome BXJ1-10, Cavendish_Baxijiao_AAA, whole genome shotgun sequence genome encodes:
- the LOC135595327 gene encoding GATA transcription factor 20-like: MSEHPGHHIHITAADHQALPSAALTAHIDGASGRNGELIAAADAQALQQYHDADHSSGSVGHGMEEDGVGAMDHEGMETEGPSDPSHLGDAQTLISPQVGGNQLTLSFQGDVYVFDSVSPEKVQAVLLLLGGREMHTGLNPFPSTSVQNRRVNIPHRVASLMRFREKRKERNFEKKIRYTVRKEVALRMQRNRGQFTSSKSKAEDSTGGATTTDANQNWGSPENKTPGASACHHCGISAKSTPMMRRGPDGPRTLCNACGLVWANKGTMRDLSKNPAPTTPNALSEPKEGDNTAEAVGSQPIAVGVNGHDTS, translated from the exons ATGAGCGAGCACCCGGGCCACCACATCCATATAACGGCGGCCGACCACCAGGCCCTGCCGTCCGCGGCCCTCACGGCCCACATCGATGGTGCCAGTGGCCGTAACGGAGAGTTGATCGCTGCCGCCGACGCGCAGGCCTTGCAGCAGTACCACGATGCGGATCACAGCAGTGGCAGCGTCGGCCACGGTATGGAGGAGGACGGGGTTGGGGCCATGGATCACGAGGGGATGGAGACGGAAGGACCGTCTGATCCGAGCCATCTGGGTGATGCCCAAACCCTGATCTCGCCGCAAGTGGGCGGGAATCAGCTCACGCTGTCGTTCCAAGGCGATGTTTATGTTTTCGATTCCGTCTCGCCAGAAAAG GTTCAAGCCGTGCTCTTGTTGCTTGGAGGCCGTGAGATGCATACTGGCCTGAATCCTTTTCCGTCAACTTCTGTACAAAACAGG CGTGTGAATATTCCCCATAGGGTTGCATCCTTGATGCGCTTTCGGGAGAAGCGGAAAGAGagaaattttgaaaagaaaatacGGTACACTGTTCGGAAGGAGGTCGCACTGAG GATGCAAAGAAACAGGGGTCAATTTACATCATCCAAATCGAAAGCTGAAGATTCCACTGGTGGTGCTACCACTACTGATGCAAACCAAAATTGGGGTTCACCAGAGAACAAGACCCCGGGAGCATCTGC GTGCCATCACTGTGGCATCAGTGCAAAGTCTACACCAATGATGCGCCGTGGGCCTGATGGACCAAGGACCTTATGTAATGCATGTGGACTTGTGTGGGCAAACAAG GGAACAATGAGGGATCTTTCGAAAAATCCAGCTCCGACTACTCCGAATGCCTTGTCAGAACCAAAAGAAGGG GACAACACTGCCGAAGCAGTCGGATCGCAGCCGATTGCAGTGGGTGTTAATGGCCATGATACATCATGA